The Montipora foliosa isolate CH-2021 chromosome 1, ASM3666993v2, whole genome shotgun sequence genome has a window encoding:
- the LOC137969001 gene encoding potassium voltage-gated channel subfamily A member 1-like, which produces MEAVLISGTQGLGSDGLGLGESGEAGRRYRLHSIDGGVARSPSATRGLYSQEGRVPRGRFNTDQGTGAFEQAAKYLHPDKITIYPRIGSTRRRGGVRVRINVSGMIFETLESTLSRFPDSLLGSPKKREKYYDSKNREFFFDRNRVAFDSILYFYQSRGKLLRPTEIDRKIFFDEIQFFELGEEVVERFKAMELNLEPEPGPLPGNPIQRKIWEVMELPHSSLASQIVAIWSVFVILLSIVVFCIETLPHFRDSRNTPLYGFEIFCVAWFTFEYVVRLLAAPQKLKFIRGILNIIDLVAILPYYVILGLSAAGGGKESNPSYIAFFRILRLVRVFRIFKLSRHYRGLKILGMTLKASLRELLLLTFFLLMGVVIFSSAVYYAESANFGSIPEAFWWSVVTMTTVGYGDKTPSSAWGKAIGSLCAIAGVLTLSLPVPVIVSNFSYFYNLDKEKRSSCQQEFKSSGSRKQTSAFAT; this is translated from the exons ATGGAGGCTGTCCTTATTTCAGGCACACAAGGATTAGGATCCGATGGACTTGGACTTGGCGAGAGCGGTGAAGCTGGTCGCAGGTATCGACTTCATTCGATTGACGGCGGCGTCGCTCGCTCCCCAAGCGCGACGCGAGGACTATACTCTCAAGAAGGTCGAGTGCCCAGAGGACGTTTCAACACCGATCAGGGAACAGGGGCATTCGAACAAGCTGCGAAATATTTACATCCGGATAAAATAACTATTTATCCTCGTATTGGATCAACCAGAAGACGTGGAGGAGTTAGAGTCAGAATCAATGTCAGTGGAATGATTTTTGAGACTCTTGAATCCACTCTTTCGCGCTTTCCAGATTCCTTGTTGGGATCTCCCAAAAAGCGTGAAAAATATTACGACTCAAAAAATAGAGAATTCTTTTTCGATAGAAATCGTGTAGCTTTCGATTCCATCCTTTACTTTTATCAATCTCGCGGTAAGCTTCTTAGACCGACCGAAATTGACCGCAAAATATTTTTCGATGAAATTCAATTTTTCGAGTTGGGTGAAGAAGTGGTTGAGCGCTTTAAGGCAATGGAACTGAACTTGGAGCCCGAACCTGGGCCACTACCTGGGAACCCAATCCAAAGGAAAATCTGGGAAGTGATGGAACTTCCCCACTCTTCTCTTGCTTCTCAAATTGTAGCCATTTGGTCAGTCTTTGTTATTCTGCTCTCAATCGTGGTATTTTGCATTGAGACCTTGCCCCATTTCCGCGACAGCCGAAATACTCCACTATATGGCTTTGAGATTTTTTGCGTGGCATGGTTTACCTTTGAATACGTTGTGCGCTTGCTCGCCGCACCTCAAAAGCTCAAATTCATTCGCGGCATATTGAACATCATAGATCTTGTAGCTATTTTACCGTATTACGTTATATTAGGACTTTCAGCAGCTGGTGGCGGAAAGGAATCTAATCCTTCATACATCGCCTTTTTTCGAATACTCCGGCTTGTTCGGGTTTTCCGAATATTCAAGCTATCCCGGCATTACCGTGGACTAAAGATTCTCGGAATGACACTGAAAGCAAGTCTCCGAGAACTGCTCCTACTTACATTTTTCTTGTTGATGGGTgttgtcatattttcaagcGCGGTCTACTACGCAGAGAGCGCTAATTTTGGCAGTATCCCGGAAGCTTTTTGGTGGTCCGTGGTCACTATGACAACG GTTGGCTATGGGGACAAGACGCCTTCCAGCGCATGGGGAAAAGCGATTGGGTCGCTTTGCGCAATCGCAGGAGTTCTTACCCTTTCTTTGCCTGTCCCTGTAATTGTATCAAACTTCAGTTATTTCTATAATCTCGATAAAGAGAAAAGGTCTTCCTGTCAACAGGAATTTAAAAGCTCGGGTTCTCGAAAGCAAACTTCCGCGTTTGCGACGTAA